A DNA window from Verrucomicrobiota bacterium contains the following coding sequences:
- the amaP gene encoding alkaline shock response membrane anchor protein AmaP, whose translation MQSLIDKFGIQPFTLTLIFLIPLAILFVVLVVLYLKLGKANLLVFNNADGKVEISRTAIQEIIQRTCEQFVEVGRARGDIRKSKGKITIKVRLKLRVKTRLQDISNELQNKITRAIRDDLGIENLGEVNVIVEGFLAETKPKA comes from the coding sequence ATGCAATCCCTGATAGACAAATTCGGAATCCAGCCATTTACGCTAACCCTGATCTTTCTGATACCGCTTGCTATTCTTTTTGTCGTCCTGGTGGTTCTTTATCTGAAATTAGGCAAGGCGAACCTTTTGGTATTCAATAATGCAGATGGAAAAGTTGAAATCTCCAGAACGGCGATTCAGGAAATTATCCAGCGTACTTGCGAACAATTTGTTGAGGTCGGTCGTGCACGAGGAGACATTCGAAAATCCAAGGGTAAGATAACGATCAAAGTCCGTCTCAAATTAAGAGTAAAAACTCGCCTGCAAGATATTTCAAACGAGTTGCAAAACAAAATCACCCGAGCGATTCGCGACGATTTGGGAATTGAGAATCTCGGTGAAGTGAACGTGATTGTTGAAGGCTTTCTGGCGGAAACAAAGCCAAAAGCTTAA
- a CDS encoding Asp23/Gls24 family envelope stress response protein — protein sequence MDTAKTDTKKIPSITTEETHSLGEIKINHAVVANIVRLSALENPGVYAVAGSFVDGIAEIFSKKEASQSGVRVTENENSNYLIEIRLILNYGVELAKCAYDIQLAVKDRVENMTGKLVERVDVVIEGVKSKEDHPGSRSRSDLSVDE from the coding sequence ATGGACACCGCTAAAACGGATACAAAAAAAATTCCATCTATCACTACCGAAGAAACACATTCGTTGGGTGAGATCAAAATCAATCACGCCGTAGTTGCCAACATCGTGCGACTATCCGCACTTGAAAACCCCGGCGTTTACGCCGTTGCCGGAAGCTTTGTTGACGGTATCGCGGAAATCTTTTCCAAAAAAGAAGCTTCACAAAGCGGAGTCCGAGTCACTGAGAACGAAAACAGCAATTACCTCATAGAGATCAGGCTGATTCTAAATTATGGCGTGGAGTTGGCCAAATGTGCCTACGATATACAATTGGCCGTAAAGGACCGTGTAGAAAATATGACCGGAAAACTGGTTGAGCGGGTCGATGTCGTCATCGAAGGAGTAAAATCGAAAGAGGATCACCCCGGTTCAAGATCAAGAAGTGATTTGTCGGTAGACGAATAA